From the genome of Camelus dromedarius isolate mCamDro1 chromosome 19, mCamDro1.pat, whole genome shotgun sequence, one region includes:
- the PRRT1 gene encoding proline-rich transmembrane protein 1 yields the protein MSSEKSGLPDSVPHTSPPPYNAPQPPAEPPAPPPQAAPSSHHHHHHHYHQSGTATLPRLGAGGLASGASAQRGPSSSATLPRPPHHAPPGPAAGAPPPGCATLPRMPPDPYLQETRFEGPLPPPPPAAAAPPPPAPSHTTQAPGFVVPTHTGAVGTLPLGGYVAPGYPLQLQPCTAYVPVYPVGTPYAGGTPGGTGVTSTLPPPPQGPGLALLEPRRPPHDYMPIAVLTTICCFWPTGIIAIFKAVQVRTALARGDMVSAEIASREARNFSFISLAVGIAAMVLCTILTVVIIIAAQHHENYWDP from the exons ATGTCATCCGAAAAGTCAG GCCTCCCGGACTCAGTCCCTCACACCTCTCCACCACCCTACAatgccccccagccccccgccgaacctcccgccccgcccccacaggCAGCCCCTTCCTcgcaccatcaccaccaccaccactaccaccagtCCGGCACCGCCACTCTCCCGCGCTTAGGGGCAGGGGGCCTGGCTTCTGGGGCCAGTGCTCAGCGCGGTCCCTCGTCCTCAGCCACCTTGCCGAGGCCCCCACACCACGCCCCGCCAGGCCCCGCCGCCGGGGCGCCCCCACCGGGCTGCGCTACCTTGCCCCGCATGCCACCCGACCCTTACCTGCAGGAGACTCGCTTCGAGGGTCCActgcccccgccgccgcccgccgccgccgccccgcccccgccggcgcCCTCTCATACTACCCAGGCCCCGGGCTTCGTGGTGCCCACGCACACGGGAGCGGTCGGCACGCTGCCACTGGGCGGCTACGTAGCCCCTGGCTACCCCTTACAGCTGCAGCCTTGCACTGCCTACGTGCCAGTCTACCCGGTGGGCACG CCCTATGCAGGCGGAACCCCGGGGGGAACGGGAGTAACCTCCACACTCCCCCCGCCACCCCAGGGCCCGGGCCTGGCCCTTCTGGAGCCAAGGCGCCCGCCGCACGACTACATGCCCATCGCAGTGCTGACCACCATCTGCTGCTTCTGGCCTACGGGCATCATTGCCATCTTCAAGGCAGTGCAG GTACGCACGGCCTTGGCCCGCGGAGACATGGTGTCAGCCGAGATCGCTTCACGCGAGGCCCGGAACTTCTCCTTCATCTCCCTGGCCGTGGGCATAGCAGCCATGGTGCTGTGTACCATCCTCACCGTAGTCATCATCATCGCTGCGCAGCACCACGAGAACTATTGGGATCCGTAA
- the PPT2 gene encoding lysosomal thioesterase PPT2: MPGLRGLRLPPAGFLFLLPFLLLLLPAAPAPHRTSYKPVIVVHGLFDSSYSFRHLLEYINETHPGTVVTVLDLFDGRESLRPLWEQVQGFREAVAPIMAKAPQGVHLICYSQGGLVCRALLSVMDEHNVDSFISLSSPQMGQYGDTDYLKWLFPTSMRSNLYRICYSPWGQEFSICNYWHDPHHDDLYLNASSFLALINGERDHPNATVWRKNFLRVGRLVLIGGPDDGVITPWQSSFFGFYDANETVLEMEEQLVYLHDSFGLKTLLARGAIVRCPMAGISHTVWHSNRTLYETCIEPWLS; this comes from the exons ATGCCGGGGCTCCGGGGGCTGCGGCTCCCCCCGGCAGGGTTCCTGTTCCTGTTGCcattcctgctgctgctgctgcccgcAGCCCCTGCGCCCCATCGGACTTCCTACAAGCCGGTCATCGTGGTACACGGGCTCTTTGACAGCTCGTACAGCTTCCGCCACCTGCTGGAATACATCAATGAG ACACACCCCGGGACTGTGGTGACAGTGCTCGATCTCTTCGATGGGAGAGAGAGTTTGCGGCCCCTGTGGGAACAGGTGCAAGGGTTCCGAGAGGCTGTGGCCCCCATCATGGCAAAGGCCCCTCAAGGGGTGCATCTCATCTGCTACTCCCAGG GGGGCCTCGTGTGCCGGGCACTGCTCTCAGTGATGGATGAACACAATGTGGATTCTTtcatctccctctcctctccacagATGGGACAGTATGGAG ACACGGACTATTTGAAGTGGCTGTTCCCCACCTCCATGAGGTCTAACCTCTACCGGATCTGCTATAGCCCCTGGGGCCAGGAATTCTCCATCTGCAACTACTGGCACG ACCCCCACCATGATGACTTGTACCTCAATGCCAGCAGCTTCCTGGCCCTGATCAATGGAGAAAGAGACCATCCCAATGCCACTG TGTGGCGGAAGAACTTTCTTCGTGTGGGCCGCCTGGTGCTGATTGGGGGCCCTGATGATGGTGTCATTACCCCCTGGCAATCCAG CTTCTTTGGTTTCTATGATGCAAACGAGACGGTCTTGGAGATGGAAGAGCAACTG GTTTATCTGCATGATTCTTTTGGGTTGAAGACTCTCTTGGCCCGGGGGGCCATAGTGAGGTGTCCGATGGCTGGGATCTCCCACACGGTCTGGCACTCCAACCGTACCCTCTATGAGACCTGCATTGAACCTTGGCTCTCCTAA
- the EGFL8 gene encoding epidermal growth factor-like protein 8 isoform X2: MGSRAELCTLLGGLSFLLLLMSGEGAKGGPLKESQGVCSKQTLVVPLRYNESYSQPVYKPYLTLCSGRRVCSTYRTTYRVAWREVRREVQQTHAVCCQGWKKRHPGALTCDEAICAKPCQNRGVCIRPDQCECAPGWGGKHCHVDVNECRTGVNLCSHWCLNTAGSFTCGCPQGLVLGPDGRTCAEGAPEPPTSASILSVAVREAGQDERALRLEIHELRGRLERLEQWAGQVGAWVRAVLPMPPEELQPEQVAELWGRGDRIESLSDQVLLLEERLGACSCEDNSLGPGLKRQR, from the exons ATGGGGTCCAGGGCTGAGCTGTGCACTCTCTTAGGCGGACTCTCATTCCTCCTGCTCCTGATGTCAGGCGAGGGGGCCAAGGGTGGACCTCTCAAAGAGAG TCAGGGGGTCTGCTCCAAGCAGACGCTGGTGGTCCCGCTCCGGTACAACGAGTCCTACAGCCAACCGGTGTATAAGCCCTACTTGACCCTGTGTTCTGGAAGGCGTGTCTGCAGCACCTATAG GACCACGTACCGCGTGGCCTGGcgagaggtgaggagggaggtaCAGCAGACCCACGCCGTGTGCTGCCAAGGCTGGAAAAAGAGGCATCCCGGGGCGCTCACCTGCGATGAAG CCATCTGCGCCAAGCCCTGCCAGAACCGAGGCGTCTGCATCCGCCCCGACCAGTGCGAGTGCGCcccgggctggggagggaagcaCTGTCACGTGG ACGTGAATGAATGTAGGACTGGCGTCAATCTCTGCTCGCACTGGTGCCTCAATACGGCAGGCAGCTTCACCTGTGGCTGCCCCCAAGGCCTGGTGCTGGGCCCAGACGGGCGCACCTGCGCAGAAGGGGCTCCAGAGCCCCCAACCAGTGCCAGCATCCTCAGCGTGGCCG TTCGGGAAGCTGGACAGGATGAGCGTGCCCTGAGGCTGGAGATTCACGAGCTGCGAGGGCGCCTGGAGCGGCTGGAGCAG TGGGCTGGTCAGGTTGGGGCCTGGGTCCGAGCAGTGCTGCCCATGCCACCGGAAGAGCTGCAGCCCGAACAGGTGGCAGAGTTGTGGGGCCGGGGTGACAGGATCGAGTCTCTCAGTGATCAGGTGCTGCTGCTGGAGGAGAGGCTAGGTGCCT GCTCTTGTGAGGACAACAGCCTCGGCCCAGGCCTCAAGCGGCAGAGATAA
- the EGFL8 gene encoding epidermal growth factor-like protein 8 isoform X1 yields MGSRAELCTLLGGLSFLLLLMSGEGAKGGPLKESQGVCSKQTLVVPLRYNESYSQPVYKPYLTLCSGRRVCSTYRTTYRVAWREVRREVQQTHAVCCQGWKKRHPGALTCDEAICAKPCQNRGVCIRPDQCECAPGWGGKHCHVDVNECRTGVNLCSHWCLNTAGSFTCGCPQGLVLGPDGRTCAEGAPEPPTSASILSVAVREAGQDERALRLEIHELRGRLERLEQWAGQVGAWVRAVLPMPPEELQPEQVAELWGRGDRIESLSDQVLLLEERLGACESPYLSAGTLHLPTIAPGSSKHLSPTQFSFSKTSSPALTCPILSPDF; encoded by the exons ATGGGGTCCAGGGCTGAGCTGTGCACTCTCTTAGGCGGACTCTCATTCCTCCTGCTCCTGATGTCAGGCGAGGGGGCCAAGGGTGGACCTCTCAAAGAGAG TCAGGGGGTCTGCTCCAAGCAGACGCTGGTGGTCCCGCTCCGGTACAACGAGTCCTACAGCCAACCGGTGTATAAGCCCTACTTGACCCTGTGTTCTGGAAGGCGTGTCTGCAGCACCTATAG GACCACGTACCGCGTGGCCTGGcgagaggtgaggagggaggtaCAGCAGACCCACGCCGTGTGCTGCCAAGGCTGGAAAAAGAGGCATCCCGGGGCGCTCACCTGCGATGAAG CCATCTGCGCCAAGCCCTGCCAGAACCGAGGCGTCTGCATCCGCCCCGACCAGTGCGAGTGCGCcccgggctggggagggaagcaCTGTCACGTGG ACGTGAATGAATGTAGGACTGGCGTCAATCTCTGCTCGCACTGGTGCCTCAATACGGCAGGCAGCTTCACCTGTGGCTGCCCCCAAGGCCTGGTGCTGGGCCCAGACGGGCGCACCTGCGCAGAAGGGGCTCCAGAGCCCCCAACCAGTGCCAGCATCCTCAGCGTGGCCG TTCGGGAAGCTGGACAGGATGAGCGTGCCCTGAGGCTGGAGATTCACGAGCTGCGAGGGCGCCTGGAGCGGCTGGAGCAG TGGGCTGGTCAGGTTGGGGCCTGGGTCCGAGCAGTGCTGCCCATGCCACCGGAAGAGCTGCAGCCCGAACAGGTGGCAGAGTTGTGGGGCCGGGGTGACAGGATCGAGTCTCTCAGTGATCAGGTGCTGCTGCTGGAGGAGAGGCTAGGTGCCTGTGAGTCCCCATACCTCTCTGCTGGGACCCTCCATCTCCCAACAATTGCTCCTGGCTCTTCCAAACACCTTTCCCCAActcagttttcattttccaaaaccTCTTCCCCTGCACTCACTTGCCCCATACTTTCCCCAGACTTCTGA
- the EGFL8 gene encoding epidermal growth factor-like protein 8 isoform X3 — protein sequence MGSRAELCTLLGGLSFLLLLMSGEGAKGGPLKESQGVCSKQTLVVPLRYNESYSQPVYKPYLTLCSGRRVCSTYRTTYRVAWREVRREVQQTHAVCCQGWKKRHPGALTCDEAICAKPCQNRGVCIRPDQCECAPGWGGKHCHVDVNECRTGVNLCSHWCLNTAGSFTCGCPQGLVLGPDGRTCAEGAPEPPTSASILSVAVREAGQDERALRLEIHELRGRLERLEQALVRTTASAQASSGRDKEPLQSPCPPNLYRNWTH from the exons ATGGGGTCCAGGGCTGAGCTGTGCACTCTCTTAGGCGGACTCTCATTCCTCCTGCTCCTGATGTCAGGCGAGGGGGCCAAGGGTGGACCTCTCAAAGAGAG TCAGGGGGTCTGCTCCAAGCAGACGCTGGTGGTCCCGCTCCGGTACAACGAGTCCTACAGCCAACCGGTGTATAAGCCCTACTTGACCCTGTGTTCTGGAAGGCGTGTCTGCAGCACCTATAG GACCACGTACCGCGTGGCCTGGcgagaggtgaggagggaggtaCAGCAGACCCACGCCGTGTGCTGCCAAGGCTGGAAAAAGAGGCATCCCGGGGCGCTCACCTGCGATGAAG CCATCTGCGCCAAGCCCTGCCAGAACCGAGGCGTCTGCATCCGCCCCGACCAGTGCGAGTGCGCcccgggctggggagggaagcaCTGTCACGTGG ACGTGAATGAATGTAGGACTGGCGTCAATCTCTGCTCGCACTGGTGCCTCAATACGGCAGGCAGCTTCACCTGTGGCTGCCCCCAAGGCCTGGTGCTGGGCCCAGACGGGCGCACCTGCGCAGAAGGGGCTCCAGAGCCCCCAACCAGTGCCAGCATCCTCAGCGTGGCCG TTCGGGAAGCTGGACAGGATGAGCGTGCCCTGAGGCTGGAGATTCACGAGCTGCGAGGGCGCCTGGAGCGGCTGGAGCAG GCTCTTGTGAGGACAACAGCCTCGGCCCAGGCCTCAAGCGGCAGAGATAAGGAGCCTCTGCAGAGCCCCTGCCCCCCTAATTTATACAGAAACTGGACCCACTAA
- the AGPAT1 gene encoding 1-acyl-sn-glycerol-3-phosphate acyltransferase alpha: protein MELWPGAWTLLLLLFLLLLFLLPILWFCSPSAKYFFKMAFYNGWILFLAVLAIPVCAVRGRNVENMKILRLMMLHIKYLYGIRVEVRGAHHFPPSQPYVVVSNHQSSLDLLGMMEVLPGRCVPIAKRELLWAGSAGLACWLAGVIFIDRKRTGDAISVMSEVAQTLLTQDVRVWVFPEGTRNHNGSMLPFKRGAFHLAVQAQVPIVPIVMSSYQDFYCKKERRFTSGQCQVRVLPPVPTEGLTPDDVPALADRVRHSMLTVFQEISTDGRGGGDYLKKPGGVGEARL, encoded by the exons ATGGAGCTGTGGCCAGGGGCATGgactctgctgctgctgctcttcctgctgctgctcttcCTGCTGCCCATTCTATGGTTCTGCAGCCCCAGTGCCAAGTACTTCTTCAAGATGGCCTTCTACAATGGCTGGATCCTCTTCCTGGCTGTGCTTGCCATCCCCGTGTGCGCCGTGCGAGGGCGCAACGTGGAGAACATGAA GATCTTGCGTCTGATGATGCTCCACATCAAGTACCTGTATGGGATCCGAGTGGAGGTGCGAGGGGCTcaccacttccctccctcccagccctacGTTGTCGTCTCCAACCACCAGAGCTCCCTGGACCTGCTTG GGATGATGGAGGTACTGCCAGGGCGCTGTGTGCCCATTGCCAAGCGTGAGCTACTGTGGGCTGGCTCTGCCGGGCTGGCCTGCTGGCTGGCAGGAGTCATCTTCATTGACCGAAAGCGCACTGGGGATGCCATCAGTGTCATGTCTGAGGTCGCCCAGACCCTGCTCACACAGGAC GTACGAGTCTGGGTTTTTCCTGAGGGCACAAGAAACCACAACGGCTCCATGCTGCCCTTCAAACGTGGCGCCTTCCACCTTGCAGTGCAGGCCCAG GTTCCCATCGTCCCCATAGTCATGTCCTCCTATCAAGACTTCTACTGCAAGAAGGAGCGCCGCTTCACTTCGG GGCAATGTCAGGTCCGGGTGCTGCCCCCAGTGCCCACAGAAGGGCTGACACCAGACGACGTCCCGGCGCTGGCTGACAGAGTCCGGCACTCCATGCTCACCGTTTTCCAGGAAATCTCCACCGATGGCAGGGGTGGTGGTGACTATCTGAAGAAGCCTGGAGGGGTGGGCGAGGCCCGGCTCTGA
- the RNF5 gene encoding E3 ubiquitin-protein ligase RNF5 yields the protein MAAAEEEDGGPEGPNRERGGAGATFECNICLETAREAVVSVCGHLYCWPCLHQWLETRPERQECPVCKAGISREKVVPLYGRGSQKPQDPRLKTPPRPQGQRPAPESRGGFQPFGDTGGFHFSFGVGAFPFGFFTTIFNTHEPFRRGTGVDLRQGHPASSWQDSLFLFLAIFFFFWLLSI from the exons ATGGCAGCGGCGGAGGAGGAGGACGGGGGCCCCGAAGGGCCAAACCGcgagcggggcggggcgggcgcgaCCTTCGAATGTAATATATGCCTGGAGACTGCTCGGGAAGCTGTGGTCAGTGTGTGTGGCCACCTGTACTG cTGGCCCTGTCTTCATCAG tggctGGAGACACGGCCAGAGCGGCAAGAGTGCCCAGTGTGTAAAGCTGGGATCAGCAGAGAAAAGGTTGTCCCCCTTTATGGGCGAGGGAGCCAGAAGCCCCAGGATCCCAG attGAAAACCCCACCTCGCCCCCAGGGCCAGCGACCAGCTCCGGAGAGCAGAGGG GGATTCCAGCCATTTGGTGACACTGGGGGCTTTCACTTCTCATTTGGTGTTGGTGCTTTTCCCTTTGGCTTTTTCACCACCATCTTCAACACCCATGAGCCATTCCGTCGGGGTACAG GTGTGGATCTGAGACAGGGTCACCCGGCCTCCAGCTGGCAGGACTCCCTCTTCCTGTTTCTCGccatcttcttctttttctggctgCTCAGTATTTGA